In Candidatus Methylomirabilota bacterium, one DNA window encodes the following:
- a CDS encoding lipid-binding SYLF domain-containing protein produces the protein MVTIIARAASATLVVALLMGCTTVPPTTEERDELVQRAEAERQEWKKIDPDMEAFVQKRYGFAFFPEVTKGGLVFGGAYGRGVVYEQGTHVGYADLTEGSFGLQIGGQTFSELIVFQDKYAFERFKRNAVDFGAQATAIVARSSASTNAPFVDGIAVFVRPLSGAMAEASIGGQRFTYAPK, from the coding sequence GATCATCGCTCGAGCCGCATCCGCCACCCTCGTAGTGGCGCTGCTGATGGGCTGCACCACGGTGCCGCCCACGACGGAGGAGCGGGACGAGCTCGTCCAGAGGGCGGAAGCGGAGCGGCAAGAGTGGAAGAAGATCGATCCGGACATGGAGGCCTTCGTCCAGAAGCGCTACGGCTTTGCCTTCTTCCCCGAGGTGACCAAGGGCGGCCTGGTCTTCGGCGGAGCCTACGGTCGGGGCGTCGTGTACGAGCAGGGGACGCACGTTGGCTACGCCGACCTGACCGAGGGCTCCTTCGGCCTTCAGATCGGCGGGCAGACCTTCAGCGAGCTGATCGTGTTCCAGGACAAGTACGCGTTCGAGCGCTTCAAGCGGAACGCTGTGGACTTCGGCGCTCAAGCAACGGCGATCGTGGCCAGGTCGTCCGCCTCCACCAATGCCCCGTTCGTGGACGGCATTGCGGTGTTCGTGCGACCGCTCTCGGGCGCGATGGCGGAGGCCAGCATCGGGGGTCAGCGCTTCACTTACGCGCCGAAGTAG